One Gloeobacter morelensis MG652769 DNA window includes the following coding sequences:
- a CDS encoding Pvc16 family protein, with protein MITALSQTLAEILAGGTSLTSTEQIDFAPPGERQAKPGQQGLNVYFYDLRENGHVPHSGRQVDRRYVDERPTAAVGWLPIWFDASFLITAWERTTLGEHHLLSEALSLLLRHRALREDLLAPALRGFGNLTMTVCAVRPLDIATLWLALGAPLRPALMVTITAPVNPNAAAPVPLVWERITRLRSSTADGHADAVRTKRVSVAGVVKSAATTEPLVAARVVISGTQKAATSNQEGLFYFDNLSLGHYVLELDCPGFHTQRCNVLVDSQSYTFKEILLTPS; from the coding sequence ATGATCACTGCCCTGAGTCAGACCCTGGCCGAAATTCTGGCGGGGGGGACATCCCTCACCAGCACCGAGCAGATCGACTTTGCCCCGCCCGGCGAGCGGCAGGCAAAGCCGGGTCAGCAGGGCCTCAACGTCTACTTCTACGACCTGCGCGAGAACGGTCACGTCCCCCACTCCGGTCGCCAGGTCGATCGCCGCTATGTCGACGAACGGCCGACGGCTGCGGTGGGATGGCTGCCCATCTGGTTCGACGCTTCCTTTCTCATCACCGCCTGGGAGCGCACCACCCTCGGAGAGCACCACCTGCTCTCCGAGGCGCTCAGTTTGCTGCTGCGCCACCGGGCGCTGCGCGAGGACCTGCTCGCTCCGGCTTTGCGGGGCTTCGGCAACCTGACGATGACGGTCTGCGCGGTGCGTCCCCTCGACATTGCCACGCTCTGGCTGGCGTTGGGGGCGCCCCTGCGCCCGGCCTTGATGGTCACGATCACCGCTCCGGTCAACCCGAACGCCGCGGCCCCGGTGCCGCTGGTGTGGGAGCGGATCACCCGCCTGCGCTCGTCGACCGCCGACGGACATGCCGACGCCGTGCGCACCAAGCGGGTGAGTGTCGCCGGGGTGGTCAAAAGTGCCGCCACCACCGAACCGCTGGTCGCCGCCCGCGTGGTGATCTCAGGCACCCAGAAGGCGGCCACGAGCAACCAGGAGGGATTGTTCTACTTCGACAATCTCTCGCTGGGCCATTACGTCCTGGAGTTGGATTGCCCCGGCTTTCACACCCAACGGTGCAACGTGCTGGTGGACTCCCAAAGTTACACCTTCAAGGAGATTCTTCTGACTCCGAGCTAG
- a CDS encoding sensor histidine kinase has translation MKVSLSPVLAASQAAAGSTPPSSQLHSLCQLQAEHLATAHGLVCVLIAYYDPHTGTQRRVTHTAQGPQGLPREALAAIAGEEWSPGSLPVATVSEIEIANLPGRAYLCPLVQREPHPEFQLIVSEQPLDAARKQALEQAAALFTRHLELYQRCTRQQSEIQLLEQVVQRTGHQLRNPLALIGLYAENLCLGLEEGSTREQAQIIRETVKELNANLTELVYCGQGARLRMGFQDLRALMAQCVGAIGPWLERKCLRVRYPDSSLLFACDRLQMKQVFDNLLNNAVHFSPEGGTITCHWRSFQNEVLIEIADQGPGLSAQDLQHVFTPFYSRRPGGTGLGLAIAKKIVLDHQGSLWVQNLPTGGAQFSLGLPRGIH, from the coding sequence ATGAAGGTCTCACTTTCCCCCGTGCTCGCCGCTTCCCAGGCAGCCGCCGGTTCCACCCCCCCCTCCTCCCAGTTGCACAGCCTCTGCCAGTTGCAGGCGGAGCATCTGGCAACAGCCCACGGTCTGGTATGCGTCTTGATCGCTTACTACGATCCGCACACCGGCACCCAGCGGCGCGTCACCCACACCGCCCAGGGTCCGCAGGGTCTGCCGCGCGAGGCGCTCGCGGCCATCGCCGGGGAAGAATGGTCGCCAGGCTCATTGCCGGTTGCTACCGTCAGCGAAATCGAGATCGCCAATCTGCCCGGCCGGGCTTACCTGTGTCCACTGGTGCAGCGCGAACCACACCCTGAATTTCAGCTCATCGTCAGTGAACAGCCCCTGGACGCCGCCCGCAAACAGGCGCTCGAGCAGGCCGCCGCGCTATTTACCCGCCACCTGGAGCTGTACCAGCGCTGCACCCGCCAGCAATCGGAAATTCAATTGTTGGAGCAGGTCGTCCAGCGCACCGGCCACCAGTTGCGCAATCCTCTGGCCCTGATCGGCCTGTACGCGGAGAATCTCTGTTTGGGTCTGGAGGAAGGCTCGACCCGCGAGCAGGCCCAGATTATTCGCGAGACGGTCAAAGAGCTGAACGCCAATCTGACTGAACTAGTCTACTGCGGCCAGGGAGCGCGGCTGCGCATGGGCTTTCAAGATCTGCGCGCCTTGATGGCCCAGTGCGTCGGGGCCATCGGCCCGTGGCTTGAGCGCAAGTGCCTGCGGGTGCGCTACCCCGACAGTTCGCTACTGTTTGCCTGCGACCGGCTGCAGATGAAGCAGGTCTTCGACAATCTACTCAACAACGCCGTGCACTTCAGCCCCGAGGGCGGCACGATCACCTGCCACTGGCGCTCGTTTCAAAACGAGGTGCTCATCGAGATTGCCGATCAAGGCCCAGGACTTTCAGCGCAAGATCTCCAGCACGTGTTCACCCCGTTCTATTCGCGCCGCCCCGGCGGCACCGGGCTGGGGCTCGCCATCGCCAAAAAAATCGTCCTGGATCACCAGGGCAGCCTCTGGGTGCAAAATCTACCCACCGGTGGCGCCCAATTTTCCCTAGGTCTCCCTCGCGGCATCCATTGA
- a CDS encoding DUF6760 family protein, whose amino-acid sequence MQQSLRGGARPIGGIIGYPSDRLYEEVAYIAFHFHWPPDAIIDLEHKDRQRWVAEIGKIHKQSQVQAPPKAVPRPKADPSEGQWTTFAPGPPRSQDLRNPRGG is encoded by the coding sequence GTGCAGCAGTCGCTTCGCGGTGGAGCTCGCCCTATCGGGGGAATAATCGGCTACCCCTCCGACCGGCTCTACGAGGAGGTAGCCTACATCGCCTTTCACTTTCACTGGCCGCCGGACGCGATTATAGATCTCGAACACAAAGACCGCCAGCGCTGGGTCGCAGAAATCGGCAAGATCCACAAGCAGAGCCAGGTGCAAGCTCCGCCAAAGGCCGTGCCCAGACCGAAGGCCGATCCCAGCGAGGGGCAGTGGACCACCTTTGCGCCCGGGCCGCCGCGCTCGCAAGATCTGCGCAACCCTCGGGGGGGATAG
- a CDS encoding phage tail protein, giving the protein MAAPSYEFLTACRFYLELILDGSTEADAIFLECRGIRAKQPVVDIYEVTPQRWGGAKHGLVVSTKMPGNTQRTTLILRRGMSSSIVLWNWFYAVEQGGWAAQRRSGSLTMYTQSGDPTARFDFDGAWPTSFGPASGKFSYIETNRPGLDASSSDFALEEVELAVEEFKRVM; this is encoded by the coding sequence ATGGCCGCGCCGAGCTATGAGTTCCTCACCGCCTGCCGGTTCTATCTCGAGCTCATCCTCGACGGCAGCACCGAGGCGGACGCGATTTTTCTCGAATGCCGGGGTATCCGAGCCAAGCAGCCGGTGGTGGATATCTACGAGGTAACCCCCCAGCGCTGGGGGGGGGCCAAGCACGGACTGGTGGTCAGCACCAAAATGCCGGGCAACACCCAGCGCACCACCTTGATCCTCCGGCGGGGGATGTCGAGTTCGATTGTCCTGTGGAACTGGTTTTATGCTGTCGAGCAGGGGGGATGGGCGGCCCAGCGGCGCTCGGGGTCGCTGACGATGTACACTCAATCCGGAGACCCGACCGCGCGCTTCGACTTCGATGGGGCCTGGCCGACCAGTTTCGGCCCGGCCTCGGGCAAGTTTTCCTACATCGAAACCAATCGTCCGGGTCTCGATGCTTCGAGCAGCGATTTTGCCCTCGAAGAGGTGGAACTGGCGGTCGAAGAATTCAAACGGGTGATGTGA
- a CDS encoding Uma2 family endonuclease, with protein sequence MHQAADERVRWTAADLELLPDNGNRYEIIDGELLVTRAPHWKHQQICLRIGAALDAWSNRTGLGQAAVAPGILFSEADNVIPDVVWASTHRLKALLDAAGHLAGAPELVVEVLSPGAENQRRDRELKLKLYSLRGIQEYWLVDGRVGCVEVYRREGAVLKLTITLLADDTLTSPLLANFACPVGPLFA encoded by the coding sequence ATGCACCAAGCAGCGGACGAGCGCGTGCGCTGGACGGCGGCGGACCTGGAATTGCTGCCGGACAACGGCAACCGCTACGAAATTATCGACGGGGAGTTGCTGGTGACGCGAGCGCCCCACTGGAAACACCAGCAGATCTGCCTGCGCATCGGAGCGGCCCTGGACGCCTGGTCCAACCGCACCGGCCTCGGCCAAGCGGCGGTCGCACCGGGAATTCTCTTTAGCGAGGCGGACAACGTCATTCCGGATGTCGTCTGGGCGAGCACCCATCGCCTCAAAGCCCTGCTCGATGCAGCCGGACATCTAGCAGGCGCCCCCGAACTGGTGGTCGAAGTGCTCTCGCCGGGAGCCGAAAACCAGCGGCGCGACCGGGAACTAAAACTCAAGCTCTATTCACTGCGCGGGATACAGGAATACTGGCTGGTCGATGGCCGGGTGGGGTGCGTCGAGGTGTATCGTCGGGAGGGGGCGGTGCTGAAACTGACAATCACCTTACTGGCGGATGATACCCTCACCAGTCCGCTGCTTGCAAACTTCGCCTGCCCGGTCGGCCCGCTGTTCGCCTAA
- a CDS encoding phage tail protein, with protein MVAPEKEYLVATHYYFSAEGIEDRAILAVSNINAASPIASKNEPIGAKKSGMHVRQATPTRQTFQNMKVKLVMNQDNAIQKWYRDCNKQHTSTGNTWKENRKLCWIAGFTQDGSEVVRYELVNTYPVSYVGPMFGAASGEMAVETVDLQFEEMNTIGRELGDL; from the coding sequence ATGGTCGCCCCGGAAAAAGAGTATCTAGTAGCCACACACTACTACTTCTCCGCAGAGGGCATCGAGGATCGGGCAATTCTGGCGGTCAGCAACATCAACGCCGCGAGTCCCATCGCCAGCAAAAACGAACCGATCGGTGCCAAGAAAAGCGGTATGCACGTCCGCCAAGCTACCCCGACCCGCCAGACCTTTCAGAACATGAAAGTCAAGCTGGTCATGAACCAGGACAACGCCATCCAGAAGTGGTACCGCGACTGCAACAAGCAGCACACCAGCACCGGCAACACCTGGAAGGAAAACCGCAAACTCTGCTGGATCGCCGGTTTCACCCAGGACGGCAGCGAAGTAGTGCGCTACGAACTGGTCAACACCTACCCGGTCTCCTACGTCGGTCCGATGTTCGGGGCGGCCAGCGGCGAGATGGCGGTGGAGACGGTCGATTTGCAGTTTGAAGAGATGAACACGATCGGCCGCGAACTGGGCGATCTCTAG
- a CDS encoding phage tail assembly protein, with amino-acid sequence MSQGFQSEFAFTLPRGLLGEGAELHRQGTMRLATARDEMAVQKDSRVQANPAYGVLVMLSRVIVRLGTLAAITPEALESLFTRDIAYLRELYNRLNQQGNVHIPAQCPQCSSRFAVELALSGE; translated from the coding sequence ATGAGCCAGGGATTTCAAAGTGAGTTTGCTTTTACGTTGCCGCGCGGCCTTTTGGGCGAGGGGGCAGAGCTGCACCGCCAGGGCACGATGCGCCTGGCCACCGCCCGCGACGAGATGGCCGTGCAAAAGGACAGCCGGGTGCAGGCCAATCCGGCCTACGGAGTGCTGGTGATGCTCTCGCGGGTGATCGTGCGCCTGGGCACCCTCGCGGCGATTACCCCCGAGGCGCTCGAGAGCCTGTTTACCCGCGACATCGCTTACCTGCGCGAGCTGTACAACCGGCTCAACCAGCAGGGCAACGTCCATATCCCGGCCCAGTGCCCCCAGTGCAGCAGTCGCTTCGCGGTGGAGCTCGCCCTATCGGGGGAATAA
- a CDS encoding aconitate hydratase, producing the protein MNLTCKILQAHLMSGELRPGCEIGIRIDQTLTQDATGTMAYLQFEAMGLPRVRTKLSVSYVDHNMLQTGFENADDHRYLQSVGQKYGIVFSRPGNGICHQVHRERFAVPAQTLLGSDSHTPTCGGLGMLAIGAGGLDVAVAMAGEPYFIPMPKVLGVRLTGTLQPWCSGKDVILEMLRRLTVKGGTGRIVEYTGPGVASLSASHRFTITNMGAELGATTSVFPSDEVTRRFLAAQGREADWVPLAADPDATYDETVEIDLDTLEPLTACPSSPDNVVGVRAVAGTPVVQVCIGSCTNSSYEDLATAALLLRGRRVHPNVSMTVTPGSKQVFEMIVRDGYFADLIAAGCRILESACGPCIGMGQAPPTGGVSVRSFNRNFKGRSGTADDLVYLASPEVCVACALTGEITDPRTLGIDPIAVATPGQFLINDNMLVFPPADGKDIEVLRGPNIKPVPLGEPPAATLEAPVLLKLGDNISTDHIMPAGAKVLPLRSNIPAIAEFVFMRVDPTFPERARAAGPSLVVGGSNYGQGSSREHAALAPMYLGVRAVIVKSFARIHRANLINFGILPLTFADEADHDGVDQGDQLRLEGIAEGLTTGHFTVANLTKGTNFRADAQLTEREREVILAGGLLNKIKSEQTETAAV; encoded by the coding sequence ATGAATTTGACCTGTAAAATCTTGCAAGCCCACCTGATGAGCGGCGAATTGCGGCCCGGCTGCGAAATCGGCATCCGCATCGACCAGACACTGACCCAGGATGCCACCGGCACGATGGCCTATCTACAGTTTGAAGCGATGGGATTGCCGCGGGTGCGCACGAAACTGTCGGTTTCCTACGTCGATCACAACATGTTGCAGACGGGCTTCGAGAACGCCGACGATCATCGCTATTTGCAGTCGGTAGGTCAGAAGTACGGCATCGTCTTCTCGCGCCCGGGTAACGGCATCTGCCACCAGGTGCACCGCGAGCGCTTCGCGGTACCCGCTCAGACGCTGCTGGGTTCCGATTCGCACACGCCCACCTGCGGCGGCCTCGGCATGCTCGCCATCGGTGCGGGTGGGCTCGACGTGGCGGTGGCGATGGCGGGCGAGCCTTACTTTATTCCGATGCCGAAGGTGCTGGGGGTGAGACTGACCGGCACCCTGCAGCCCTGGTGCTCGGGCAAGGACGTCATCTTGGAGATGCTCCGGCGGCTCACCGTCAAGGGCGGCACCGGCCGCATCGTCGAATATACCGGTCCGGGGGTCGCCTCGCTGAGCGCCTCCCATCGCTTCACGATCACCAACATGGGTGCCGAACTCGGGGCGACCACCAGTGTCTTTCCTTCCGACGAAGTCACCCGCCGCTTCCTGGCCGCCCAGGGCCGCGAAGCCGACTGGGTGCCCCTCGCCGCCGATCCGGACGCCACCTACGACGAAACGGTCGAAATCGACCTCGACACCCTGGAGCCGCTGACCGCCTGTCCCTCCAGCCCCGACAACGTCGTGGGTGTGCGCGCGGTGGCGGGGACACCCGTGGTGCAGGTGTGCATCGGCTCGTGCACCAACTCCAGTTACGAAGATCTGGCCACCGCCGCGCTGTTGCTGCGCGGCAGGCGCGTGCACCCGAACGTCTCGATGACGGTCACCCCCGGTTCCAAGCAGGTCTTCGAGATGATCGTCCGCGACGGCTATTTCGCCGACTTGATTGCCGCCGGTTGCCGCATTCTCGAATCGGCCTGCGGACCGTGCATCGGCATGGGTCAGGCTCCTCCCACCGGCGGTGTTTCGGTGCGCAGCTTCAACCGCAACTTCAAGGGCCGCTCCGGCACCGCCGACGATCTGGTCTATCTGGCGAGCCCCGAAGTCTGCGTCGCCTGTGCCCTCACCGGCGAGATCACCGACCCGCGCACGCTGGGCATCGATCCGATTGCTGTGGCCACCCCCGGGCAGTTCCTCATCAACGACAACATGCTCGTCTTCCCGCCCGCCGACGGCAAAGATATCGAGGTGCTGCGCGGTCCAAACATCAAGCCGGTGCCGCTGGGCGAACCGCCCGCCGCTACGCTGGAGGCGCCCGTTTTATTGAAATTGGGCGACAATATTTCCACCGACCACATCATGCCGGCGGGGGCCAAGGTTTTGCCTTTGCGCTCCAATATCCCGGCGATCGCCGAGTTCGTCTTTATGCGCGTCGATCCGACTTTTCCTGAGCGCGCCCGGGCCGCCGGCCCTTCGTTGGTCGTGGGCGGGAGCAACTACGGCCAGGGTTCCTCGCGCGAACACGCCGCCCTTGCCCCGATGTACCTGGGCGTGCGGGCGGTGATCGTCAAGTCCTTCGCCCGCATCCACCGCGCCAACTTGATCAATTTCGGCATCCTGCCGCTTACCTTCGCGGACGAGGCCGACCACGACGGGGTCGATCAAGGCGACCAGTTGCGCCTCGAAGGGATTGCCGAGGGTCTGACGACTGGCCACTTTACCGTCGCTAACCTCACCAAGGGCACGAACTTCCGGGCCGACGCCCAGCTCACCGAGCGCGAGCGCGAGGTGATCCTGGCGGGCGGTCTGCTCAACAAGATCAAAAGCGAACAGACCGAGACAGCGGCGGTATAA
- a CDS encoding phage tail protein, translating into MPGEFLTSCKFYFEADGITDKMISEIRGLVAQSPVGGAESVHGSSKSGAKARQVSPTTEKFTHVIAKLVATNDVDLYQWYELCNKNDAGGSSWKLNRKSASVTAYDQGGTMQARWEIINCYPCKYGGPDFGANSPQMATETIELVHEGIKRVL; encoded by the coding sequence ATGCCTGGAGAGTTTCTTACATCCTGCAAGTTTTACTTCGAAGCTGACGGGATCACCGACAAGATGATTAGCGAAATCCGCGGACTGGTGGCCCAGTCGCCCGTGGGCGGCGCCGAGTCGGTGCACGGTTCGAGCAAAAGCGGGGCGAAGGCCCGCCAGGTCAGCCCGACCACCGAAAAGTTCACCCACGTGATCGCCAAGCTAGTCGCCACCAACGACGTCGATCTCTACCAGTGGTACGAACTGTGCAACAAAAACGACGCGGGCGGCTCCTCCTGGAAGCTCAACCGCAAGTCCGCCTCGGTGACCGCCTACGACCAGGGCGGCACGATGCAGGCGCGCTGGGAAATCATCAACTGCTACCCCTGCAAGTACGGCGGCCCGGATTTTGGCGCCAACTCCCCGCAGATGGCCACCGAGACCATCGAACTGGTCCACGAAGGCATCAAGCGCGTCCTGTAA
- a CDS encoding DUF7660 family protein: MEPEDLVDGVDSKQAFLHFLEALLHDKQASSAQEVESPSSPYGPAAKGWENTSIEAFLAAILAWAESSDRLAEEPSWPAFARMFLAGKYYE; the protein is encoded by the coding sequence ATGGAACCCGAAGATTTGGTGGACGGTGTGGATTCAAAGCAGGCATTTCTGCACTTTTTGGAGGCTTTACTGCACGATAAGCAAGCGAGCAGTGCCCAGGAAGTCGAATCACCTTCCTCGCCCTATGGCCCGGCTGCCAAAGGGTGGGAAAATACGTCGATAGAAGCGTTTCTGGCTGCTATTCTTGCCTGGGCAGAAAGTTCTGATCGCCTTGCGGAGGAGCCGTCGTGGCCTGCCTTTGCCAGGATGTTTTTGGCGGGCAAATATTATGAGTAG
- a CDS encoding response regulator, whose protein sequence is MTVQTILPILLVDDELRFRQGLRTLLSFYSATGTTTFEIVGEAATVDQALSLIHSQRPALVLLDLELAQGDGVELLTRLRGSAFAGKVLVLSAHQEDDWVFRAMQSGASGYVFKTHLAAQLCAAITTVLRDEIYLPPEVATQFFRLFHYYAGRTVQSRSRIHLTEREQEVLHWLVRGASNDQIARNLYITIATVKAHLSAIFEKLQVTSRTQAIVAALKLGLVQA, encoded by the coding sequence TTGACCGTCCAGACCATCCTGCCCATCTTGCTCGTCGACGACGAATTGCGCTTTCGTCAGGGTCTGCGCACGCTGCTCAGTTTCTACAGCGCCACCGGCACCACCACCTTCGAGATCGTGGGTGAGGCGGCCACCGTCGATCAGGCGCTGAGCCTCATTCACTCCCAGCGCCCGGCCCTGGTGCTCTTAGATCTCGAACTGGCCCAGGGAGACGGGGTGGAATTGCTCACCCGCCTCAGGGGCAGCGCTTTTGCGGGCAAGGTGCTGGTGCTCTCGGCCCACCAGGAGGACGACTGGGTCTTTCGCGCCATGCAGTCGGGCGCGTCGGGCTACGTCTTCAAGACCCACCTGGCCGCCCAGCTGTGTGCCGCCATCACCACGGTCCTGCGCGACGAAATCTATCTGCCCCCCGAGGTGGCGACCCAGTTCTTCCGGCTGTTCCACTACTACGCGGGGCGCACCGTGCAGTCGCGCTCGCGCATTCACCTGACCGAGCGCGAGCAGGAAGTGCTCCACTGGCTGGTGCGCGGCGCCTCCAACGACCAAATCGCCCGCAACCTCTACATCACGATCGCCACAGTCAAAGCGCACCTTTCGGCCATCTTCGAAAAACTCCAAGTCACCAGCCGCACCCAGGCCATCGTCGCCGCCCTCAAACTCGGGTTGGTACAGGCTTAG
- a CDS encoding phage tail sheath family protein: MPRLDYFAPGVYIEEIDRGSRPIEGVATAVAGFVGFTEDVRGGAEPYKPMLVTNWTQFIGYFARPGSDGFTDFGAYLPFAVYGWFQNGGGRCWITSIGTQLPGPKPGTPQPMSETGLAVQSRGNRPSLRLSLKSEAAQQGSVTVQIADSGPRALPDGSEGEQPVNTGEYFTVTVRRGDQILERFDNLTMDRDPQTQVATYVASALQTSQFITIEDLAQTGRPLARRPGNGQYELSPPLVASTVDRFARDVEGLRDERTGVRGIFEIDEITMIACPDLMRAYEANLLDLEQVHGIMEMMISMCEGSANGDVPNPPNRMVVLDPPPDRVKPQEVVQWLAAFNRRSMFAALYYPWVKVANPRNGGRPILVPPSGHIMGVWARTDEARGVYKAPANEVPRGIIGLGYDTNFREQELLNPLGINCIRSFPNRGIRIWGARTLVEPDKTEWRYISVRRLISYIEKSIELGTQWAVFEPNDQDLWMRVKRTISNFLERIWREGALFGATPQQAFYVKCDEELNTPETMVLGRLYIEVGVSPVRPAEFIVFRIAQWNGSEDEDIV; encoded by the coding sequence ATGCCTAGACTGGATTACTTCGCCCCCGGTGTATACATCGAGGAAATCGACCGCGGTAGCCGCCCGATCGAAGGCGTGGCCACGGCGGTGGCGGGTTTTGTCGGCTTCACCGAGGATGTACGCGGCGGCGCTGAGCCGTACAAGCCGATGCTGGTGACCAACTGGACCCAGTTCATCGGCTACTTTGCCCGCCCCGGCTCCGACGGGTTTACCGATTTTGGCGCCTATCTGCCCTTCGCCGTCTACGGCTGGTTCCAGAATGGCGGCGGTCGCTGCTGGATTACGAGCATCGGCACCCAACTGCCCGGCCCCAAGCCCGGCACGCCCCAACCGATGAGCGAGACGGGCCTGGCGGTCCAGAGCCGCGGCAACCGTCCGTCGCTGCGCCTCAGCCTCAAGAGCGAGGCGGCCCAGCAAGGTTCGGTGACCGTGCAGATTGCCGACAGTGGCCCGCGCGCCCTGCCCGACGGCAGCGAAGGCGAACAGCCGGTCAACACGGGGGAATACTTCACCGTCACCGTCCGCCGGGGCGACCAGATCCTCGAGCGCTTCGACAACCTGACGATGGACCGTGACCCCCAGACCCAGGTGGCGACCTACGTCGCAAGCGCCCTGCAGACTTCGCAGTTTATCACCATCGAAGATCTGGCCCAGACCGGCCGTCCCCTGGCCCGCCGCCCCGGCAACGGCCAGTACGAACTGAGCCCGCCTCTGGTCGCCTCGACAGTCGACCGCTTCGCCCGCGATGTCGAGGGTCTGCGCGACGAGCGCACCGGCGTGCGCGGCATCTTCGAGATCGACGAAATCACGATGATCGCCTGCCCGGATCTGATGCGCGCCTACGAGGCCAACCTGCTCGATTTGGAGCAGGTGCACGGGATCATGGAAATGATGATCAGCATGTGCGAAGGGTCCGCCAACGGCGATGTGCCCAACCCGCCCAACCGCATGGTGGTGCTCGATCCGCCCCCGGACCGCGTCAAACCGCAGGAAGTGGTCCAGTGGCTCGCCGCCTTCAACCGCCGCTCGATGTTCGCCGCTTTGTATTACCCGTGGGTGAAAGTAGCCAACCCGAGAAACGGCGGCCGGCCCATCCTGGTACCCCCCTCCGGTCACATCATGGGGGTGTGGGCGCGCACCGACGAGGCGCGCGGCGTCTACAAGGCTCCCGCCAACGAGGTGCCGCGGGGCATTATCGGCCTGGGCTACGACACCAACTTCCGCGAGCAGGAGCTGCTCAACCCGCTGGGGATCAACTGCATCCGCAGTTTTCCGAACCGCGGCATCCGCATCTGGGGGGCCAGAACCCTCGTTGAGCCCGACAAGACCGAATGGCGCTACATCAGCGTCCGTCGCCTGATTAGCTATATCGAGAAGTCGATCGAACTGGGCACCCAGTGGGCGGTCTTCGAGCCGAACGATCAAGACCTCTGGATGCGCGTCAAGCGGACAATCTCCAACTTCCTGGAGCGCATCTGGCGCGAGGGGGCGCTCTTTGGCGCCACGCCCCAGCAGGCGTTCTACGTCAAGTGCGACGAAGAACTCAATACCCCCGAGACGATGGTGTTGGGCCGTCTGTACATCGAAGTGGGCGTCAGCCCCGTGCGGCCGGCGGAATTTATCGTCTTCCGCATCGCCCAGTGGAATGGCTCCGAGGACGAAGACATCGTCTAG
- a CDS encoding tetratricopeptide repeat protein codes for MSAADWIKRGMKKAQAGNYDGAISDYTQAILLQSNCPEAYCGRGNAYYRLNNKIRALEDYTHAITLKPEFSEAYFNRGTARSQLGNSQGALEDFSRVVHLSPRDAKAHFNWGNAHYRLGHKQEAIEGYSRAIHLQPDYAEAYSNRGLAHCKMQAIGTGLLDLHKAATLYKTQGNMSRHWQTQQTIAKFHADSASTSQVRGESAR; via the coding sequence ATGAGTGCTGCTGATTGGATCAAGCGGGGGATGAAAAAGGCTCAAGCCGGCAATTACGACGGAGCCATCTCCGACTATACCCAGGCTATTCTACTGCAATCAAACTGCCCCGAGGCGTACTGCGGTCGGGGTAACGCCTACTACCGTCTCAACAACAAAATCCGGGCGCTCGAGGATTATACCCACGCCATCACCCTCAAGCCGGAGTTCAGCGAAGCGTATTTCAATCGGGGTACAGCCCGCTCCCAACTGGGAAACAGCCAGGGGGCGCTTGAAGATTTCAGTCGAGTGGTGCACCTGAGCCCGCGCGACGCCAAAGCCCACTTCAACTGGGGCAACGCCCACTACCGGTTGGGCCACAAGCAAGAAGCGATCGAGGGGTACTCCCGAGCGATTCATTTACAGCCGGATTATGCAGAAGCTTACAGCAACCGGGGGCTGGCCCACTGCAAGATGCAGGCGATAGGCACAGGATTGCTCGATCTGCACAAAGCAGCCACCCTGTACAAAACCCAGGGCAATATGAGCCGCCACTGGCAGACCCAGCAGACGATTGCAAAATTCCACGCCGACAGCGCCAGCACCAGCCAGGTGCGCGGAGAAAGTGCGCGCTGA